A part of Phaenicophaeus curvirostris isolate KB17595 chromosome 29, BPBGC_Pcur_1.0, whole genome shotgun sequence genomic DNA contains:
- the LOC138732131 gene encoding feather beta keratin-like, producing the protein MSCYDLCRPCGPTPLANSCNEPCVRQCQDSRVVIQPSPVVVTLPGPILTSFPQNTAVGSSASAAVGSILSQEGTPINSGGFSLSGLGGGYCGRRCLPC; encoded by the coding sequence ATGTCCTGCTACGATCTGTGCCGTCCCTGTGGCCCAACCCCTCTtgccaacagctgcaacgagccctgcgtccggcagtgccaggactcccgTGTGGTGATCCAGCCTTCTCctgtggtggtgaccctgcccggacccatcctcacctccttccctcaGAACACCGCGGTGGGATcctcagcttctgctgctgtgggCAGCATCCTGAGCCAGGAGGGAACACCCATCAACTCCGGGGGCTTCAGCCTCTCTGGCCTTGGTGGTGGCTACTGCGGCAGGAGGTGCCTGCCCTGCTAA
- the LOC138732343 gene encoding feather beta keratin-like produces MSCYDLCRPCGPTPLANSCNEPCVRQCQDSRVVIQPSPVVVTLPGPILTSFPQNTAVGSSASAAVGSILNEEGVPINSGGFSLSGLGGRYGRRCLPC; encoded by the coding sequence ATGTCCTGCTACGATCTGTGCCGTCCCTGTGGCCCAACCCCTCTtgccaacagctgcaacgagccctgcgtccggcagtgccaggactcccgTGTGGTGATCCAGCCTTCTCctgtggtggtgaccctgcccggacccatcctcacctccttccctcaGAACACCGCGGTGGGATcctcagcttctgctgctgtgggCAGCATCCTGAATGAGGAAGGAGTTCCCATCAACTCCGGGGGCTTCAGCCTCTCTGGCCTTGGTGGTCGCTATGGCAGGAGGTGCCTGCCCTGCTAA
- the LOC138732057 gene encoding feather beta keratin: MSCYDLCRPCGPTPLANSCNEPCVRQCQDSRVIIEPSPVVVTLPGPILSSFPQNTAVGSTTSAAVGSILSQEGVPINSGGFNLSGLGGRYGRRCLPC; the protein is encoded by the coding sequence ATGTCCTGCTATGATCTGTGCCGTCCCTGTGGCCCAACCCCTCTtgccaacagctgcaacgagccctgcgtccggcagtgccaggactcccgTGTCATTATTGAACCGTCTCctgtggtggtgaccctgcccggacccatcctcagctccttcccccagAACACCGCGGTGGGATCCACCACCTCCGCTGCCGTGGGCAGCATCCTGAGCCAGGAGGGAGTGCCCATCAACTCCGGGGGCTTCAACCTCTCTGGTCTTGGTGGTCGCTATGGCAGGAGGTGCCTGCCCTGCTAA
- the LOC138732144 gene encoding feather beta keratin has translation MSCYDLCRPCGPTPLANSCNEPCVRQCQDSRVIIEPSPVVVTLPGPILSSFPQNTAVGSTTSAAVGSILSQEGVPINSGGFNLSGLGGRYGRRCLPC, from the coding sequence ATGTCCTGCTACGATCTGTGCCGTCCCTGTGGCCCAACCCCTCTtgccaacagctgcaacgagccctgcgtccggcagtgccaggactcccgTGTCATTATTGAACCGTCTCctgtggtggtgaccctgcccggacccatcctcagctccttcccccagAACACCGCGGTGGGATCCACCACCTCCGCTGCCGTGGGCAGCATCCTGAGCCAGGAGGGAGTGCCCATCAACTCCGGGGGCTTCAACCTCTCTGGCCTTGGTGGTCGCTATGGCAGGAGGTGCCTGCCCTGCTAA
- the LOC138732333 gene encoding feather beta keratin-like — translation MSCYDLCRPCGPTPLANSCNEPCVRQCQDSRVVIQPSPVVVTLPGPILSSFPQNTAVGSTTSAAVGSILSQEGVPINSGGFNLSGLGGRYGRRCLPC, via the coding sequence ATGTCCTGCTACGATCTGTGCCGTCCCTGTGGCCCAACCCCTCTtgccaacagctgcaacgagccctgcgtccggcagtgccaggactcccgTGTGGTGATCCAGCCTTCTCctgtggtggtgaccctgcccggacccatcctcagctccttcccccagAACACCGCGGTGGGATCCACCACCTCCGCTGCCGTGGGCAGCATCCTGAGCCAGGAGGGAGTGCCCATCAACTCCGGGGGCTTCAACCTCTCTGGTCTTGGTGGTCGCTATGGCAGGAGGTGCCTGCCCTGCTAA
- the LOC138732142 gene encoding feather beta keratin-like, translating to MSCYDLCRPCGPTPLANSCNEPCIRQCQDSRVIIEPSPVVVTLPGPILSSFPQNTAVGSTTSAAVGSILSQEGVPINSGGFNLSGLGGRYGRRCLPC from the coding sequence ATGTCCTGCTACGATCTGTGCCGTCCCTGTGGCCCAACCCCTCTtgccaacagctgcaacgagccctgcatccggcagtgccaggactcccgTGTCATTATTGAACCATCTCctgtggtggtgaccctgcccggacccatcctcagctccttcccccagAACACCGCGGTGGGATCCACCACCTCCGCTGCTGTGGGCAGCATCCTGAGCCAGGAGGGAGTTCCCATCAACTCTGGGGGCTTCAACCTCTCTGGCCTTGGTGGTCGCTATGGCAGGAGGTGCCTGCCCTGCTAA